From Phosphitispora fastidiosa, one genomic window encodes:
- a CDS encoding ribose-phosphate pyrophosphokinase-like domain-containing protein, whose amino-acid sequence YARQDRKPGPRTPISAKLVANLITEAGANRVLTLDLHAGQIQGFFDIPTDNLYAVPVIARDVRAHYGTSNVMVVSPDVGGVVR is encoded by the coding sequence TATGCCCGCCAGGACCGCAAGCCCGGTCCGCGCACCCCGATCTCCGCCAAGCTGGTTGCCAATCTGATCACCGAAGCCGGTGCAAACCGCGTGCTGACGCTCGATCTGCACGCCGGCCAGATCCAGGGCTTCTTCGATATCCCGACCGACAACCTCTATGCCGTTCCGGTCATCGCCCGCGATGTCCGCGCTCATTACGGCACATCGAATGTCATGGTCGTCTCGCCCGACGTCGGCGGTGTGGTTCGT